In Streptomyces violaceusniger Tu 4113, one DNA window encodes the following:
- a CDS encoding LacI family DNA-binding transcriptional regulator, with translation MASGVGIKEVAREAGVSVGTVSNVINRPESVSEETRARVLSTIERLGYVRQESARQLRAGHSRIIALLVLDMANPFFVDVASGAERAAREAGLGVMVCNSAQSPDEEADYLGLFAEQRVRGVLMTPADMTGRNLASFRRQPIPFVLVDRVLPSAEGCSVSVDDVTGGELAVRHLLGLGHRTLAYVSGPMRLAQCRDRREGALRALREQGLGESALRHVEVERLDVTSGRDAGARLLGMSPRPTAVFCANDLLALGVLQALYGAGVSVPGEVALVGYDDIEFAAAAAVPLTSVRQPAFRMGRMAAELLIEETGERAADHCHQRIVLQPELVVRGSSLVRSRG, from the coding sequence ATGGCATCCGGGGTGGGCATCAAAGAGGTGGCGCGCGAGGCCGGGGTCTCGGTCGGCACGGTCTCCAACGTCATCAACCGCCCGGAGTCGGTGTCCGAGGAGACCCGGGCCCGCGTGCTGTCCACGATCGAGCGCCTGGGCTACGTACGCCAGGAGTCCGCGCGCCAACTGCGGGCCGGCCACAGCCGCATCATCGCGTTGCTGGTGCTGGACATGGCGAACCCGTTCTTCGTGGACGTGGCGAGTGGTGCGGAGCGTGCGGCGCGGGAGGCGGGGCTGGGGGTGATGGTGTGCAACAGCGCCCAGAGCCCCGACGAGGAGGCCGATTACCTCGGGCTCTTCGCCGAACAGCGGGTGCGCGGGGTGCTGATGACCCCGGCAGACATGACCGGGCGCAACCTCGCCTCCTTCCGGCGGCAGCCCATCCCGTTCGTCCTCGTCGACCGGGTGCTGCCCAGCGCCGAGGGATGTTCGGTGTCGGTCGACGATGTCACCGGCGGCGAACTCGCCGTCCGCCATCTGCTGGGCCTCGGCCATCGCACCCTCGCCTATGTGAGCGGGCCGATGCGGCTGGCCCAGTGCCGCGACCGCCGCGAGGGCGCGCTGCGCGCCCTGCGCGAGCAGGGGCTCGGCGAGTCCGCGCTGCGCCATGTCGAGGTGGAGCGGCTGGATGTGACGTCCGGCCGGGACGCGGGGGCCCGGCTGCTGGGCATGTCACCGCGTCCGACGGCGGTGTTCTGCGCCAATGACCTGCTGGCGCTGGGGGTGCTGCAGGCGCTGTACGGGGCGGGGGTGTCGGTGCCGGGGGAGGTGGCGCTGGTGGGGTACGACGACATCGAGTTCGCGGCGGCGGCCGCGGTGCCGCTGACGTCGGTGCGCCAGCCGGCCTTCAGGATGGGGCGTATGGCGGCCGAGCTGCTGATCGAGGAGACGGGGGAGCGGGCGGCGGACCACTGCCACCAGCGGATCGTCCTCCAGCCCGAACTCGTCGTCCGCGGGTCGAGCCTGGTCCGCTCCCGCGGCTGA
- the rhaS gene encoding rhamnose ABC transporter substrate-binding protein, protein MKSSPTRRRAAATAAAVCALAVALAGCGGTTKKDNDNSGPAKTDAKADPGAPLKKGLELAFLPKQINNPYEKLIDRAGITAAGEFGGKGKEVGPSDASASSQVSYINTLVQQRQDAILIAANDPNAVCGPLKQAMKKNIKVVAYDSDTAPACRQLFINQAGSEEIGRSQVQHLAKQLDYKGEIAILSATQNATNQNTWIRFMKDELNKPAYKNMKLVKTVYGDDDDQKSFQETQGLLKAYPKLKGIIAPTTVGIAAAARYISGSSYEGKVVLNGLGTPNQMRKYVKDGTVEQFSLWDPKKLGYLGSYAAAALASGQITGAEGEKFKAGKLGEYTVGKNGEIILGPPTVFDKSNIDKFDF, encoded by the coding sequence ATGAAGAGCTCTCCCACGCGCCGCCGCGCCGCCGCCACCGCCGCCGCGGTCTGTGCCCTGGCCGTGGCCCTGGCCGGCTGCGGCGGTACCACCAAGAAGGACAACGACAACAGCGGCCCCGCCAAGACCGACGCCAAGGCCGACCCCGGCGCGCCCCTGAAGAAGGGCCTCGAGCTGGCCTTTCTGCCCAAGCAGATCAACAACCCGTACGAGAAGCTCATCGACCGGGCGGGGATCACGGCGGCCGGGGAGTTCGGCGGCAAGGGCAAGGAGGTCGGCCCGTCCGACGCCAGCGCCTCTTCCCAGGTGTCGTACATCAACACCCTGGTCCAGCAGCGCCAGGACGCCATCCTGATCGCGGCCAACGACCCCAACGCGGTCTGCGGCCCGCTCAAGCAGGCCATGAAGAAGAACATCAAGGTGGTGGCGTACGACTCCGACACCGCCCCGGCCTGCCGTCAGCTCTTCATCAACCAGGCCGGCTCCGAGGAGATCGGCCGCAGCCAGGTCCAGCACCTCGCCAAGCAGCTCGACTACAAGGGCGAGATCGCGATCCTCTCCGCCACCCAGAACGCCACCAACCAGAACACCTGGATCCGCTTCATGAAGGACGAGCTGAACAAGCCCGCCTACAAGAACATGAAGCTGGTCAAGACGGTGTACGGGGACGACGACGACCAGAAGTCCTTCCAGGAGACCCAGGGCCTGCTCAAGGCGTATCCGAAGCTCAAGGGCATCATCGCGCCCACCACGGTCGGCATCGCCGCGGCCGCCCGTTACATCAGCGGCTCCTCGTACGAGGGCAAGGTCGTGCTGAACGGACTCGGCACGCCCAACCAGATGCGCAAGTACGTCAAGGACGGCACCGTCGAGCAGTTCTCGCTCTGGGACCCCAAGAAGCTCGGCTACCTCGGCTCGTACGCCGCGGCCGCGCTCGCCTCCGGGCAGATCACCGGGGCCGAGGGGGAGAAGTTCAAGGCCGGGAAGCTGGGCGAGTACACGGTCGGCAAGAACGGCGAGATCATCCTCGGCCCGCCCACCGTCTTCGACAAGTCCAACATCGACAAGTTCGACTTCTGA
- a CDS encoding LacI family DNA-binding transcriptional regulator codes for MVGIKDVARQAGVSVGTVSNVINRPEMVAEATRDRVQGVIERLGYVRQESARQLRAGRSRIIALLVLDMANPFFVDVASGAERAAREAGLGVMVCNSAQSPEEEADYLGLFAEHRVRGVLVTPADVTGANLEGFRRHDIPFVFVDREVPSADGCSVSVDDIEGGALAGRHLIAQGHRSVVYVSGPMLLPQCQDRRAGLLSAFTEEGLATEAMVHIEAERLDVASGRDAGARLLGISPRPTAVFCANDLLALGVLQALFAAGVSVPGEVALVGYDDIEFAAAAAVPLTSVRQPAFRMGRTAAELLIEETGEEAEDHQHRRIVLQPELVVRDSTFAARPGA; via the coding sequence ATGGTGGGGATCAAGGACGTCGCGCGGCAGGCGGGAGTGTCCGTCGGAACCGTCTCGAACGTGATCAACCGGCCCGAGATGGTCGCCGAGGCCACGCGCGACCGGGTGCAGGGCGTGATCGAGCGCCTGGGCTATGTACGCCAGGAGTCCGCGCGTCAACTGCGCGCGGGGCGCAGCCGCATCATCGCGCTGCTGGTGCTGGACATGGCGAATCCGTTCTTCGTGGACGTGGCGAGCGGTGCGGAGCGTGCGGCCCGGGAGGCGGGGCTGGGGGTGATGGTGTGCAACAGCGCCCAGAGCCCCGAGGAGGAGGCCGACTACCTCGGGCTCTTCGCCGAGCACCGGGTGCGCGGGGTGTTGGTCACCCCGGCCGATGTCACCGGGGCCAATCTGGAGGGCTTCCGGCGCCACGACATCCCGTTCGTCTTCGTGGACCGCGAGGTGCCCAGCGCCGACGGCTGCTCGGTGTCGGTCGACGACATCGAGGGCGGGGCGCTCGCCGGCCGCCACCTCATCGCCCAGGGACACCGCTCCGTGGTCTACGTCAGCGGTCCGATGCTGCTCCCGCAGTGCCAGGACCGGCGCGCCGGGCTGCTCAGCGCGTTCACGGAGGAGGGGCTGGCGACGGAGGCGATGGTGCATATCGAGGCCGAGCGGCTGGACGTGGCCTCGGGCCGGGACGCGGGCGCGCGACTGCTGGGCATCTCACCGCGCCCGACGGCGGTGTTCTGCGCCAACGACCTTCTCGCGCTCGGAGTGCTGCAGGCCCTTTTCGCGGCCGGGGTGTCGGTGCCGGGGGAGGTGGCGCTGGTGGGGTACGACGACATCGAGTTCGCGGCGGCGGCCGCGGTGCCGCTGACGTCGGTGCGCCAGCCGGCCTTCCGGATGGGGCGGACGGCGGCGGAGCTGCTCATCGAGGAGACCGGTGAGGAGGCGGAGGACCACCAGCACCGGCGGATCGTTCTGCAACCCGAACTGGTGGTCAGGGACTCGACGTTCGCGGCGCGGCCGGGGGCGTGA
- a CDS encoding BNR repeat-containing protein, translating into MRPLAIAVLATALLGAASLPGGNADAATRGQPAAPGPAVRKLADTQLDARAVYFESYDGLVNNNAFQKNGLLTYQGYQYAVWYTGDRSAVIGRRALAQQSWQTVTLPHRLTSDDSHNVISMGISRIDGRLHLNMDSHSSGFFYVKSVAGLVDDPAGHPWTTGQFGAVQTTLDGLPLTSQFTYPQFIATPEGRLQLSYRSGVSGNGRNALAEYDGSKWTALGAWSSATGTYTSEHGSSTARNMYLHGIDYGPDGRLHAFYTWREQNNAVMCASGGLTNHDTGYVHSSDRGRTWRTAAGTVVGTTGGADTVAVGDTGTVVDPLGPDHSLMNQESQATDSAGLPHALISYVPGRFGQCTTDYAADRKANGRTFHLFKDAAGSWKKTEIPVPPGSTQRSHLVFDRYDNAYAVMPYGRIVAASKSSGWTDWKTLFDGSGLSAFGEVVVDDTRLAQDGVLSYLYQRRSSGSTPSALRVIDFTLPS; encoded by the coding sequence ATGAGACCACTGGCCATCGCCGTCCTGGCCACCGCTCTGCTCGGCGCCGCCTCCCTCCCCGGTGGCAACGCCGACGCCGCAACGCGAGGGCAGCCGGCAGCCCCGGGCCCGGCCGTCCGCAAGCTCGCCGACACCCAACTCGACGCCAGGGCCGTCTACTTCGAGTCGTACGACGGCCTGGTCAACAACAACGCCTTCCAGAAGAACGGGCTGCTCACCTACCAGGGCTATCAGTACGCCGTCTGGTACACCGGCGACCGCAGCGCGGTCATCGGCCGCCGCGCGCTGGCCCAGCAGAGCTGGCAGACCGTCACCCTGCCGCACCGGCTCACCAGCGACGACTCCCACAACGTCATCTCCATGGGGATCTCGCGGATCGACGGCCGGCTGCATCTGAACATGGACTCCCACAGCAGCGGCTTCTTCTATGTGAAGTCGGTGGCCGGGCTGGTGGACGACCCCGCCGGACACCCCTGGACCACCGGCCAGTTCGGCGCCGTCCAGACCACCCTCGACGGCTTGCCGCTCACCTCCCAGTTCACCTATCCCCAGTTCATCGCCACCCCCGAGGGCCGGCTCCAGCTCAGCTACCGCTCCGGCGTCTCCGGCAACGGCCGCAACGCGCTCGCCGAGTACGACGGAAGCAAGTGGACGGCGCTCGGCGCATGGTCCTCCGCCACCGGCACCTACACCAGCGAGCACGGCTCCAGCACCGCCCGCAACATGTATCTGCACGGCATCGACTACGGGCCCGACGGCCGGCTGCACGCCTTCTACACCTGGCGCGAGCAGAACAACGCGGTGATGTGCGCGAGCGGCGGTCTCACCAACCACGACACCGGCTATGTCCACAGCTCCGACCGCGGACGCACCTGGCGCACCGCGGCGGGCACGGTCGTCGGCACCACCGGTGGCGCCGACACGGTGGCGGTCGGCGACACCGGAACCGTCGTCGACCCGCTGGGCCCCGACCACTCGCTGATGAACCAGGAGAGCCAGGCCACCGACTCCGCCGGACTGCCGCACGCCCTGATCAGCTATGTCCCCGGCCGCTTCGGGCAGTGCACCACCGACTACGCGGCCGACCGGAAGGCCAACGGCCGCACCTTCCACCTCTTCAAGGACGCGGCCGGCAGCTGGAAGAAGACCGAGATCCCGGTGCCGCCGGGCTCCACCCAGCGCAGCCACCTCGTCTTCGACCGTTACGACAACGCCTACGCCGTGATGCCGTACGGCCGGATCGTGGCCGCGTCCAAGTCCTCGGGCTGGACGGACTGGAAGACCCTCTTCGACGGCAGCGGTCTCAGCGCCTTCGGCGAGGTCGTCGTGGACGACACCCGGCTCGCGCAGGACGGCGTCCTGTCGTATCTGTATCAGCGGAGGTCCAGCGGCAGCACACCCTCCGCTCTCCGTGTCATCGACTTCACGCTCCCCTCCTGA
- a CDS encoding L-rhamnose mutarotase, protein MRRVCFLLKVRQDRIEEYRERHEAVWPEMRAALAETGWHNYSLFLREDGLLVGYLETEDFEAAQAAMAATEVNARWQAEMAPFFEALDGARPDEAMKPLTEVFHLA, encoded by the coding sequence ATGCGGCGGGTGTGTTTTCTGCTGAAGGTCCGCCAGGACCGGATCGAGGAGTACCGCGAGCGCCACGAAGCCGTATGGCCCGAGATGCGGGCGGCGCTAGCGGAGACCGGCTGGCACAACTACTCGCTCTTCCTGCGCGAGGACGGGCTGCTGGTGGGCTATCTGGAGACCGAGGACTTCGAGGCGGCCCAGGCCGCAATGGCCGCCACCGAGGTCAACGCCCGCTGGCAGGCCGAGATGGCGCCCTTCTTCGAAGCGCTCGACGGCGCGCGGCCGGACGAGGCGATGAAGCCGCTGACGGAGGTCTTCCACCTCGCGTAG
- a CDS encoding universal stress protein translates to MLVNLRLSVLDRSGLPEDLKITIVERSGPGDRDPVDAVLDEIEARPDVDRLVVGIRRRSPVGKALLGSVSQRLLLESPVPVVAVKPPV, encoded by the coding sequence GTGCTGGTCAACCTGCGCCTGTCAGTGCTGGACCGCTCCGGCCTGCCCGAGGACCTGAAGATCACGATCGTCGAGCGCAGCGGTCCCGGTGACCGCGACCCCGTCGACGCCGTTCTGGACGAAATCGAGGCCCGGCCCGACGTCGACCGGCTGGTCGTCGGCATCCGCCGGCGCTCGCCGGTGGGCAAGGCCCTGCTGGGCAGCGTGAGCCAGCGGCTGCTGCTGGAGAGCCCCGTCCCCGTCGTCGCGGTCAAGCCCCCGGTCTGA